A region of Novipirellula aureliae DNA encodes the following proteins:
- a CDS encoding sigma-70 family RNA polymerase sigma factor — MSSDVKKTPCAARSVEQMIAKVRDGNAESLGDLLQLYQDYLAILASTQLDHRLRRRMSTSDLVQETMLAAHRDFAQFRGNSEGELMAWLRQILSNCLSHAVEKHVHAKKRDLRREVALDAMVKRLDDSMARLSHLATDKAARPSEVMMRRELAAELSDQLAKLKDSYRDVIVYRNMQGLSFDEIAERMEIKSGAARMLWVRAIAKFKEVCQMNENGDKI, encoded by the coding sequence ATGTCAAGCGACGTAAAAAAGACTCCGTGTGCCGCCCGTTCTGTTGAGCAGATGATCGCCAAAGTGCGCGACGGCAATGCTGAATCGCTGGGGGATTTGCTGCAGCTTTACCAAGACTATTTAGCAATTCTCGCAAGCACGCAGCTCGATCATCGCCTACGCCGCCGCATGAGTACGTCGGACTTGGTTCAAGAAACGATGTTGGCCGCTCACCGCGACTTCGCTCAGTTTCGTGGCAACAGCGAAGGTGAGCTGATGGCATGGCTACGTCAGATTCTTAGCAACTGCCTCAGTCATGCAGTCGAAAAGCATGTACATGCAAAGAAGCGAGATCTTCGTCGCGAAGTCGCACTCGACGCGATGGTGAAACGGCTCGATGACAGCATGGCAAGGCTTTCGCACTTGGCCACCGACAAAGCTGCCAGACCGAGCGAAGTGATGATGCGTCGTGAATTGGCCGCTGAGCTATCCGACCAACTGGCGAAGCTGAAAGATAGTTATCGGGATGTCATCGTGTATCGCAACATGCAAGGTCTTTCATTTGACGAGATCGCCGAGCGGATGGAAATCAAGTCGGGAGCGGCGCGAATGCTGTGGGTTCGAGCGATCGCGAAGTTCAAAGAAGTGTGTCAGATGAATGAGAACGGAGACAAGATATGA
- a CDS encoding tetratricopeptide repeat protein: MLGLRPAHSGDDTASILQQVNAGGIKPLRQLRRDLPRDLETVIAKAMSAHRDQRYDSASDFADDLRRVLANEPTVARPPTLIDHIVRHAAKHRTAVITTLLVGSLVLAGLAIGTTMLAAEKQVSDTLLIQAQHDRAITREAVDRLGMQISELLADIPAANSVRQRLLSETLDYYKQIAAAEVIDDRDSQQRIDLAVAYGKIGIFQSELGQSADATASLRESERLYGVLAQDSPDDADVHLQWSISQNNLAERLAQVGDLQSAAEWFAKAIATQKRLGNNVELAKTLNNLGGMLSDAGNVSESQQAYERALALIDGGGRGNESVPDAGTRDLVHYEERTLQSTIRSNLAGLLAKHDPHQAATLARQSLQYQLELLAKDPGKPKLATQVMLTLNTLADTQTQIGNHASSVESLRQAVEIGRQLHTRWPDQPSYRRDLAISLNHLGLSLSALGELNQAQSVLQQAAEQGRALLEVYGDSAEVQNMLGGILNNLAFLAGRIGDRHTASLLYEDAIVHQQIAIDLAPKILKYQSSLKTQQTNLKQLRGES; the protein is encoded by the coding sequence ATGCTCGGTCTGCGGCCAGCACATTCGGGTGACGACACCGCCTCGATATTGCAACAAGTCAACGCTGGCGGCATCAAGCCATTGCGGCAACTCCGCCGCGATTTGCCTCGCGATCTGGAGACCGTTATCGCAAAAGCCATGTCGGCTCATCGCGACCAACGCTACGACTCCGCGAGTGACTTTGCGGACGACTTGCGACGGGTATTGGCGAACGAACCAACGGTCGCTCGTCCTCCGACCTTGATCGACCACATCGTGCGACACGCTGCCAAGCATCGAACGGCAGTCATCACCACTCTGTTGGTTGGCAGCTTGGTACTGGCCGGTCTTGCCATTGGCACCACGATGCTGGCTGCGGAAAAACAAGTCTCCGATACGTTGTTGATTCAGGCGCAGCATGACAGAGCGATCACGCGTGAAGCCGTCGATCGCTTGGGAATGCAGATCTCTGAACTATTGGCCGACATTCCCGCTGCGAACTCGGTTCGACAACGATTGCTATCGGAAACACTTGACTACTACAAGCAAATCGCGGCCGCTGAGGTAATTGATGATCGCGACAGCCAGCAACGTATCGACCTGGCGGTGGCGTACGGAAAGATAGGGATATTCCAAAGTGAACTCGGCCAATCCGCCGATGCGACCGCGTCGTTGCGAGAGTCAGAGCGACTTTATGGCGTGCTTGCCCAAGACTCTCCCGATGACGCTGACGTACACCTGCAGTGGTCGATCAGTCAGAACAATCTCGCCGAAAGACTTGCCCAAGTCGGCGATTTGCAGTCGGCCGCGGAATGGTTCGCAAAAGCAATCGCCACCCAGAAGCGACTTGGAAACAACGTTGAGCTTGCCAAGACGCTCAATAACCTCGGAGGCATGCTGTCCGATGCGGGCAATGTTAGCGAATCTCAACAAGCGTATGAACGAGCATTAGCGTTGATCGATGGTGGTGGACGAGGTAACGAGTCCGTCCCTGATGCTGGGACGCGTGACCTCGTCCACTACGAGGAACGCACGCTTCAATCGACCATTCGATCCAATCTGGCAGGACTGTTGGCCAAGCATGATCCGCACCAGGCGGCAACACTTGCACGTCAATCGCTCCAGTATCAACTTGAATTGTTAGCGAAAGACCCAGGCAAACCGAAGCTTGCAACGCAGGTCATGCTGACACTCAACACGCTTGCCGACACGCAAACCCAGATCGGAAATCACGCTTCCTCAGTCGAATCGCTGCGGCAAGCGGTTGAGATCGGACGTCAACTTCACACACGTTGGCCTGACCAACCGAGCTATCGGCGAGATCTGGCCATCAGCCTGAACCATCTGGGACTTTCGCTCTCCGCGCTCGGCGAACTGAATCAGGCGCAGTCAGTGTTGCAGCAAGCTGCTGAGCAAGGGCGAGCTTTGCTGGAGGTGTACGGTGACAGCGCGGAAGTCCAAAACATGCTCGGTGGCATCTTGAACAATCTGGCGTTCCTCGCCGGTCGAATCGGTGACCGCCACACGGCCAGTCTGCTTTACGAGGATGCGATCGTCCATCAGCAGATCGCCATTGACCTGGCACCGAAGATCCTCAAGTACCAATCATCGCTGAAAACGCAACAAACCAACTTGAAGCAATTACGAGGTGAGTCATGA
- a CDS encoding sulfatase family protein, with product MLGCRREFPRHLLHRINTLAISACTALFAQTLYTPTLQAESSDRPNFVLILTDDQGYADLSCFGGNHVVTPNIDRMAKEGARLTSFYAAAPLCTPSRAALMTGCYPKRIDMDVGSSLEVELPNVPEGKLFPVALAGDGKGLNPKELTIAEVAQSVGYKTGMFGKWHLGDQLEFLPTRQGFEEFFGLPYSHDIYPMHPRQKFFNFPPLPLLEGERVIEQNPNADYLTRRITERAVGFIREHKDEKFFLYVAHPIPHGPLAASPEIKEAYASIASTDKTKAGIYSTAIFEIDWSVGEILKTLKETGIDENTVVLFTSDNGPAGRNGSAKPLSGGKGKTLEGGMRVPAVIRWPNVIPAGSDTDELLTAMDVLPTFANLSGAALPDDLVMDGKDMMPTLFHGTESPHEYFYYVHWGELEGGRWMSWKLRIIEGETALYNLDDDIAEQKNLAASHPEIVTQLKSAMQAFEKEMKEEARPAGYVKNPRPLTEKD from the coding sequence ATGCTCGGTTGCCGCCGAGAATTCCCACGTCATTTGCTACACAGAATAAATACACTCGCCATTTCAGCTTGCACAGCACTCTTCGCACAAACCCTCTATACACCGACACTTCAAGCCGAGTCAAGCGACCGACCCAACTTCGTTTTGATACTTACTGATGATCAAGGCTATGCGGACCTAAGTTGTTTCGGAGGAAACCATGTCGTGACGCCGAACATCGATCGGATGGCGAAGGAGGGCGCACGGTTGACCAGTTTTTATGCCGCAGCTCCCCTCTGCACGCCGTCGCGTGCGGCGCTGATGACGGGCTGCTATCCAAAACGGATCGATATGGATGTCGGCTCCAGCCTTGAGGTCGAGTTGCCCAATGTCCCAGAGGGTAAGCTCTTTCCCGTTGCTTTGGCCGGAGACGGGAAGGGGCTCAATCCGAAGGAGTTGACCATTGCCGAAGTGGCTCAGTCCGTAGGCTATAAAACCGGCATGTTTGGCAAATGGCATCTGGGGGACCAGCTTGAATTTCTGCCGACGCGTCAGGGTTTCGAGGAATTCTTCGGACTCCCATACAGCCACGACATTTATCCGATGCATCCCCGGCAGAAGTTTTTTAACTTTCCGCCGCTGCCGCTGCTTGAAGGTGAAAGGGTCATCGAACAGAACCCGAATGCCGACTATCTAACCCGACGGATTACCGAAAGGGCTGTCGGCTTCATCCGCGAGCACAAGGATGAGAAATTCTTCCTTTACGTTGCCCATCCTATCCCGCACGGTCCCTTGGCGGCGTCCCCTGAAATCAAAGAGGCCTATGCTTCGATCGCGTCAACTGACAAGACCAAAGCAGGGATCTATTCGACCGCGATTTTTGAAATCGACTGGTCGGTCGGCGAAATTCTAAAAACGCTCAAAGAGACCGGCATTGATGAGAACACCGTCGTGCTATTCACCAGTGACAATGGTCCAGCGGGTAGAAATGGTTCGGCGAAACCCTTGAGTGGTGGAAAAGGGAAAACCCTAGAAGGAGGCATGCGGGTGCCTGCAGTGATCCGCTGGCCCAACGTGATTCCCGCTGGAAGTGATACCGACGAGCTGTTGACCGCGATGGATGTGCTCCCCACCTTTGCAAATCTAAGCGGTGCGGCGCTGCCGGACGATCTCGTCATGGATGGAAAAGATATGATGCCCACACTTTTTCACGGTACCGAGAGCCCTCACGAGTACTTCTATTATGTGCACTGGGGTGAGCTTGAGGGGGGACGGTGGATGTCTTGGAAATTGCGTATCATCGAAGGCGAAACGGCCCTCTACAATCTGGATGACGATATTGCTGAACAGAAGAATCTGGCGGCTAGCCACCCAGAAATCGTGACACAGCTAAAATCCGCCATGCAGGCCTTTGAAAAAGAAATGAAAGAAGAGGCTCGACCTGCCGGTTATGTCAAAAACCCGCGTCCTTTGACCGAGAAGGATTGA
- a CDS encoding sulfatase-like hydrolase/transferase: MNKVILKLLMVVCFGFAFTVHSDAETVLFNPTAADVVATVGDLDAATIGGSWDASLSQTSRFDENIGGYVYVMEGDYVELTLDDGGIDFFSTDVAIHFEMLATRASPAGDKFITLIGYDGANEIFRLRNVSSTNTPQNSISATTGDGEEPMGFTPLRYIAEDAGYPSGLQDFRIVLSDNRVSFSGSSLTPQEGPVLHSTRTLTRLRWEMTNGGGGNHGVWLDDVRIQEGLPSAPREATDRPNIIFMLADDLGYSDISCYGAKKLDTPNLDTLASDGLQFTTFLSAANVCSPSRAAFLTGAYPSRCGVPMAVNHPLQNHWFLGLDSDEITIAEQCRKQGYKTFMVGKWHLGTEDVFLPFNQGFDRWLGTVANAGSIYDDREVAYDTYPQTILTSLYTQRVREHIRDSRDQPFFIYYPHNYPHKPFTEGNAFDGSTGSGTRSDVLKEMDWSVGQIVAELEAQGILENTLIVFSSDNGAVPPSQYGNAPFRGSKYVTWEGGHRVPLVMYWKGQIQTPAMIDSPQVRAMDLFPTICELIGEPVPKDRVYDGTSLVPLMSGQSIDRDPNEPFYYYTGDNLQCVRVGNWKLHVPRTEYQLPWWDQIKPPPSTYQLYDLANDVHEDRDVSADHPEIVAALSELAANIVLELGNPDPETGTLIVGSGQRGTGSIFPEVPTLLNNESDYKYVPDWNTLTDAEKGRGKTREGMNGVVDAANEFIDGSTLPHGWQYLEASIASGGSERAMTPGVAVGSEGNTGFLGTGTAALIGSADAGRFVIDSAHTANAAAAGTDLLIVTDDAAARDHVIVRYTVDDADIGIGKTRANITGSFRDLVGEMTDDSITAQIFHNDTQLFSATGSAGRLTLADGSFDLRDITVATGDTIGFVIGSNGSSQGDEVALRASIRFSVPRIKTNKESEHEH; this comes from the coding sequence ATGAACAAAGTAATATTGAAGTTGCTAATGGTGGTTTGCTTCGGATTCGCGTTCACGGTTCATTCGGATGCCGAGACCGTGTTGTTTAACCCGACTGCTGCGGATGTCGTCGCAACGGTGGGTGACCTCGATGCAGCGACGATCGGAGGTAGCTGGGATGCCTCGCTTTCGCAGACGAGTCGATTTGATGAAAACATCGGCGGCTACGTCTATGTGATGGAGGGCGATTATGTGGAGCTAACGCTCGATGACGGCGGTATCGATTTTTTCTCAACCGACGTGGCGATCCATTTTGAGATGTTGGCAACGCGGGCTTCACCGGCTGGCGATAAGTTCATCACACTGATCGGGTATGATGGGGCCAACGAAATCTTCCGCCTGAGAAATGTTTCGAGCACAAACACTCCCCAGAATTCCATTAGCGCGACGACCGGTGATGGTGAGGAGCCGATGGGGTTCACGCCCCTACGCTATATTGCGGAGGATGCCGGATATCCGTCTGGCCTTCAGGACTTTCGAATTGTCCTCTCCGACAACCGCGTCTCTTTCAGTGGATCGAGCCTGACCCCACAGGAGGGGCCGGTTCTTCATTCGACACGAACGCTGACCCGTCTGCGTTGGGAGATGACCAACGGTGGCGGTGGCAACCATGGGGTATGGCTTGACGACGTCCGGATTCAGGAAGGTTTACCAAGTGCCCCGCGAGAGGCGACGGATCGCCCGAATATTATCTTTATGTTGGCGGACGATTTGGGTTACAGCGATATCAGCTGCTATGGCGCGAAGAAGTTGGACACGCCAAACCTCGACACCTTGGCTTCAGACGGACTACAGTTTACCACCTTCCTCTCCGCGGCGAACGTCTGCTCTCCCTCGCGGGCGGCGTTCCTAACCGGTGCCTATCCGTCACGATGTGGGGTGCCGATGGCAGTGAATCATCCGCTTCAGAACCATTGGTTTTTGGGACTCGATTCGGATGAGATCACCATCGCCGAGCAATGCCGAAAACAGGGCTACAAAACGTTCATGGTCGGTAAATGGCATCTGGGGACCGAGGATGTCTTCCTTCCCTTCAATCAGGGATTTGATCGTTGGTTGGGAACGGTGGCCAATGCAGGCAGTATCTATGACGACAGGGAGGTTGCATACGACACATACCCTCAAACAATCCTTACGTCTTTGTATACTCAGCGCGTCCGAGAGCACATCCGTGACTCGCGTGACCAGCCGTTCTTTATCTACTATCCACATAACTATCCGCACAAGCCCTTTACGGAAGGGAACGCCTTTGATGGGAGCACTGGTAGCGGAACTCGCAGCGACGTGTTGAAAGAGATGGACTGGAGTGTCGGACAGATTGTTGCGGAGCTGGAAGCTCAAGGCATCCTGGAAAACACACTGATTGTCTTTTCGTCCGATAACGGCGCAGTCCCGCCATCGCAATATGGCAATGCGCCGTTCCGCGGCTCAAAATATGTGACGTGGGAGGGAGGACATCGGGTTCCGCTTGTGATGTACTGGAAAGGGCAAATTCAGACGCCGGCAATGATCGATTCGCCGCAGGTCCGTGCAATGGATCTGTTTCCCACAATATGCGAGCTAATCGGAGAGCCCGTACCGAAGGATCGGGTTTATGATGGTACCAGCTTGGTGCCGCTGATGAGCGGTCAGTCGATTGATCGTGATCCGAACGAACCATTCTATTACTACACCGGAGACAACTTGCAGTGTGTCCGAGTCGGCAATTGGAAGCTGCATGTTCCGCGAACCGAGTACCAACTGCCCTGGTGGGATCAAATCAAGCCACCGCCATCGACCTATCAGCTCTACGATCTGGCCAATGATGTGCATGAGGACCGGGATGTCTCGGCGGACCATCCGGAAATCGTCGCTGCGCTAAGCGAACTGGCCGCGAACATCGTCCTTGAGCTCGGCAATCCCGATCCTGAGACGGGAACGCTAATCGTAGGAAGCGGGCAGCGGGGAACCGGTTCGATCTTTCCCGAGGTGCCGACCCTTCTCAATAATGAGTCGGACTATAAGTATGTGCCGGACTGGAATACCTTGACAGACGCTGAAAAGGGACGGGGGAAAACACGCGAGGGGATGAACGGTGTTGTCGACGCAGCGAATGAGTTCATCGACGGATCCACGTTACCGCATGGATGGCAATATCTGGAAGCTTCAATAGCGTCCGGTGGCAGCGAACGTGCGATGACGCCGGGCGTTGCAGTAGGCTCGGAAGGCAACACGGGATTCCTGGGAACCGGTACTGCCGCGCTGATCGGCAGCGCCGATGCGGGCCGTTTCGTCATCGATTCGGCCCATACGGCCAATGCAGCCGCGGCAGGAACCGATCTTCTTATCGTCACCGATGACGCGGCAGCCCGCGATCATGTGATTGTTCGCTATACTGTTGACGATGCGGATATCGGTATCGGAAAGACCCGTGCAAACATCACCGGAAGCTTCCGCGATCTGGTCGGTGAGATGACGGACGATTCCATCACCGCACAGATTTTCCATAACGACACCCAGCTGTTTTCTGCCACGGGATCGGCGGGCCGGCTGACGCTGGCCGACGGCTCCTTTGATTTGAGGGATATCACGGTAGCCACAGGCGATACGATCGGTTTTGTAATCGGAAGTAACGGCAGCAGCCAAGGCGATGAGGTTGCCCTGAGAGCGTCGATTCGATTTTCGGTGCCGCGAATCAAAACGAATAAGGAATCAGAGCATGAACACTAA
- a CDS encoding sulfatase family protein, with amino-acid sequence MNTKTITNSEYQSQSCVCRPEMSRCRFLVTAAMFAVGLAVSTNAMAAKPNIIIIFNDDQGYQDLGCYGSPNIKTPNVDRLAAEGMRFTDYYVASPVCSASRAALLTGCYPNRVGVEGVFFPNRGHEGLDPKHVTIAETLKTAGYATAAVGKWHLGDELEFLPTHQGFDSYYGIPYSNDMYPSESMKYAEDCLFRDDQSPATLKEVFAQGKLRSVKDKVPLMRDEECIEFPCDQATITRRYADEGIKFISKSVKTQTPFFLYLANSMPHTPLFASTEFKGKSDRGLYGDVIEEIDFNTGRILDHLEKMGVEDNTIVIFSSDNGPWLIKGENGGSALPLFEGKMTCFEGGQRVPCIVKWPGKIIAGSVCSEMAWSMDLHPTLAKIAGAQFKPAIPADGDDISDLWTDPGAKSPHDYFFYWHQGSYNAVRQGDWKYHKKELFKVKKTARNTQQPTLYNLKDDIGEANNVIAEHPEIAERLAKALDAQIKATGAKK; translated from the coding sequence ATGAACACTAAAACGATTACTAACTCCGAATACCAGTCTCAATCCTGCGTTTGCAGGCCGGAGATGTCACGATGCCGCTTCCTCGTCACGGCGGCGATGTTTGCCGTGGGGCTGGCCGTCTCTACCAATGCCATGGCGGCGAAGCCGAATATTATAATTATTTTCAACGATGATCAGGGCTATCAGGATCTGGGGTGCTACGGTTCGCCGAACATCAAAACACCGAACGTCGACCGGCTGGCCGCCGAAGGGATGCGTTTTACAGATTACTATGTCGCCTCGCCCGTCTGCTCGGCCTCGCGCGCGGCATTGCTGACCGGATGCTATCCCAACCGCGTCGGTGTGGAGGGAGTCTTTTTCCCCAACCGTGGCCACGAGGGGCTAGATCCCAAGCACGTCACCATTGCCGAGACGTTGAAAACCGCAGGCTACGCCACTGCCGCCGTCGGTAAATGGCATCTCGGCGACGAGTTGGAATTTTTGCCGACCCACCAAGGCTTCGACTCCTACTACGGTATCCCCTATTCCAACGACATGTATCCATCGGAGAGCATGAAATATGCCGAGGATTGCCTCTTCCGCGATGACCAAAGCCCCGCAACCCTCAAAGAGGTGTTTGCTCAAGGAAAGTTACGATCCGTAAAGGATAAGGTACCGTTGATGCGTGACGAGGAATGCATCGAGTTTCCCTGCGATCAAGCGACCATTACCCGCCGTTATGCCGACGAAGGAATCAAATTTATCTCCAAAAGCGTGAAGACTCAAACACCGTTCTTCCTCTATCTCGCCAACTCCATGCCGCACACTCCGCTGTTCGCGTCAACCGAGTTCAAAGGCAAGAGCGACCGCGGTCTCTACGGCGACGTGATCGAGGAGATCGATTTCAACACCGGACGGATTCTCGATCACTTGGAAAAGATGGGCGTCGAGGACAATACCATCGTGATCTTTTCTTCCGACAATGGCCCATGGCTGATCAAAGGCGAAAACGGCGGATCCGCGCTTCCGCTGTTCGAGGGTAAGATGACCTGTTTCGAAGGCGGACAACGCGTGCCCTGCATCGTTAAATGGCCGGGCAAGATTATAGCGGGATCCGTCTGCTCCGAAATGGCTTGGTCGATGGACCTCCACCCCACGCTCGCAAAAATCGCAGGTGCCCAGTTCAAACCTGCTATCCCGGCTGATGGCGACGACATCTCTGATCTATGGACCGATCCCGGAGCAAAGTCGCCGCACGACTATTTCTTTTATTGGCACCAAGGCTCCTACAACGCGGTCCGGCAGGGCGACTGGAAATACCACAAGAAGGAGCTCTTCAAAGTCAAGAAAACCGCCCGCAACACCCAACAACCGACCCTCTATAACCTCAAGGACGACATCGGCGAAGCCAACAACGTCATCGCCGAGCACCCGGAAATTGCGGAACGTCTCGCTAAGGCGCTTGATGCCCAGATTAAGGCTACCGGTGCGAAAAAATAG